Below is a genomic region from Candidatus Dormiibacterota bacterium.
CGTTTGAACCGCATCGGCTCGTCGTAGAGCCCCTAATTCGCGCGGCGCTGCTGGAAGATATCGGTCACGGAAATGACATAACGACCGACGCGATCGTCGCGCCGGATCGGATCGCGGAGGCGCAACTCGTCGCCCGCGCGCCGGGCGTCGTCGCCGGCATCAACGCATCGTTGCTCGCATTCCAGTTCCTAGGCGGCGCATTCGATGCGCG
It encodes:
- a CDS encoding nicotinate-nucleotide diphosphorylase (carboxylating) (catalyzes the formation of pyridine-2,3-dicarboxylate and 5-phospho-alpha-D-ribose 1-diphosphate from nictinate D-ribonucleotide) yields the protein MPTPFEPHRLVVEPLIRAALLEDIGHGNDITTDAIVAPDRIAEAQLVARAPGVVAGINASLLAFQFLGGAFDARVFAPDGNRVEAGSTIADLRVNARTLLTGERTALNLLGRLSGIATATRALVDLVAGTGAH